The genomic stretch CGGGGTGTTGGTGGCGCGACCGCGGATGCGGTGGGGCGGCGGCTGAAATCGCTTGCGACATCCGGCCAGGTTCTGGTGGTCACCCATTCCCCTCAGGTTGCTGCCCAGGGTGGTTACCATTGGCGGGTGCAAAAACGGGTTGCCGAGGGCATCACCCTGTCCGAAGTTGTGCCTTTGGATACCGAAAACCGGGTGGATGAAATTGCCCGAATGGTTTCTGGTGATACAATCACCCCAGAGGCCCGCGCCGCTGCGCGCGCTTTGCTGGCAAGCTAAGGCACTATCGGCCTGAGAATAAGGTCAGGCTGTCGTTCCATGCCAACCAATTCTTTACGGTCTATTTTTATTTTAGGCTGAACGTTCAAAACCATTTTGCAGGATTCCAATGTCCAAGCCGCACGACCACTCGCTGTCTGCTCAGTTTTCCAGAGGGATTTCTGAGATGAAGGACAGCTGGCGTGTTCTGCTGCACCGCGGCCCAAGCCAGTTTCGGTTCTGGTTTATTGCGCTGCTGATCGGCGTCAGCGCCGGTTTTGCGGCCTTGCTGTTCCGCAAGGGAATTTCCGCTCTGCAGGCCTGGGTCTATGGCGCTGAGGATGTCAATTATCTCCATAGTTTTGCAGCAGATCTTCCGTGGTACTGGCTGGTCTTGATTGCCACTTTGGGGGGGCTGATCGTCGGCATCATCCTGGATCGTTTCACCCCGGACGGACGGGTGCGGTCGGTGGCTGATGTTATCGAGGGGGCCGCCCTGAACGAGGGGCGGCTGGAAATGAAAGCGGGCCTTGCCTCGGCACTCGCCTCTTTCTTGACCCTCTCTACGGGGGGATCATCGGGGCGCGAAGGGCCGGTTGTGCACCTGGCCGGGGTGATCTCCAGCTGGGTGAGTGATAAAATCCGCGCTGATGGGATCACCGGGCGTGACCTGCTGGGCTGTGCTGTTGCGGCGGCGGTTTCCGCCAGCTTTAACGCGCCCATCGCCGGCGCGCTTTTTGCGCTGGAGGTGGTCTTGCGCCATTTTGCGGTGCATGCATTTGCCCCCATTGTGATTGCCTCGGTGGCGGGGACGGTCATCAACCGACTTGCCTATGGCGATGTGACTGAGTTTTCCATGCAGACCCCGGGTGCCTTGCAGTTTTATGTGGAGTTGCCCGCCTTTCTGATGCTTGGGGTGATTTGCGGTTTGGTTGCTGTTGTCCTGATGCGGGCGATCTTTTTTGCCGATCACGTCGGTGATGTTGTTCATCAGGGGCTGCGGATACCGCGCTGGCTGCGGCCGGCTATTTCCGGGCTTTTGCTCGGGGTGATCGCCATTTGGTACCCCCATATCATCGGGGTTGGTTATGAGACAACGGAGCTGGCGCTGACGGGGGGCTTGGTGCTGTCGCAGGCGCTTATTTTTGTGGTGGTCAAAACTGCCGCTGTCGCCATTACCATGGGTGGCCGTATGGGCGGCGGCGTGTTTTCCCCTTCCTTGATGATTGGGGCGCTGACTGGCCTGGCATTTGGGTTGATTGCCACCTCTGTACTGCCGGATGTATCTGGCACCCATACTCTCTACGCCTTTGCTGGTATGGGTGCGGTGGCCGCCGCCGTGTTGGGCGCGCCGATTTCGACAACCTTGATCGTGTTTGAGCTGACCGGCGACTGGCAGATCGGCCTTGCTGTCATGGTGGCGGTTTCGATCTCGACCGCCCTGGCGTCACGTTTGGTGGACCGCTCCTTCTTTCTGACCCAGCTAGAGCGGCGCAATATTCACTGTGCGGCGGGACCGCAGGCCTATCTTCTGGCGCTGCTCAGATCGGATGCGGTGATGCGCCCACTTGGTGACCCACGCTGCGCCTCCCAGGAAGAATGTGAGGCCTTGCACAGTCAGGGGCTCAGCCTGGAGAATGGCGCTTCGCTGGAGGCGGCGCTGCCGGTGTTTGACCGGGCTGATGCAGTGTTTTTGCCAGTGGTGGAGGTGAACGACGGCGCAGAGGTGCTGCTTGGGGCGGTTTACCACGTAGATGCGCTAAAGGCCTACAACCGTGCCTTGGTTGCCGTCGCGGCTGAGGAACACAGCTAAAATTGTCTATCTCGAACCTTGGACCGCTGCTTTGGTGGTGAATTTTGCCAAGAAGCGGGTTCAAAATATGATCAGAACTCCAATTTGCACCAAATTTCTAACGATACCTTTGCGAATTGCGAGGTATCTACATCACATATAGGTTAATTTTTTCTTTCTATTGATTAGACGCTTGGATTGTCGGATTCTGTTCTTGCGGTAACATTCGTTACTAAAGTGCGGAAGGGAAAACATGCGTACTTTAAAAGATAGCCCGGAAGAGGCTGCACAAAGTTTGACTATAGGCGAGCTGGATAAGGAAAAGGCATCCCTGGAAGCATTGATTGACTACGCGATGCAATGCGCGATGGAGACCAATGTTTTTAGTGCAAATGGTCGGCTGGAGGATGTGCGGCGCACCCTGTGTCGCGCGGTGCTCTAAGCTCTGATGCGGCTTTATCCCAAGCTCTGATGCGGCTGGGGCAGAACCTTTTCGATCTGCCAAATCGTGCCTTTGGGTGCGCTTAGTCTTTTGACTGATTTATTGCTTGTAGCTGGCTGGCGACTGACTGGTTTTGACCCAAGCGGCTTTTGTGGCGAGTATTTGCCCCCCCCCTAGCTGCCCGCGATCCCGGCTAGCGCCTACGACGGGGGAGCACAGACAAAAGCAAATAGCCGCGGCACGTTGCGCTGCTACAGGTATCCCCAACCGCCAGGCGCCATTATCTCCCGTTTCACCCAGGGCCATGAGGCGCCTTCGCCTTGAGCTTACGAAACAAAAAGCCGCGACACATCGGTGGCGCAGCTCCATGTTGTGATCGAAATGCATGGGACGGGAGAAAAAGCCCCTGGCGTTTAGATCTGCTCCACTTTCACAGAGTCGCTGGTGTGAAAGGCAAGATAGCCTTTGATTTCGGCCAGCTCTTCCTTTGGCGCTTCATAGCTCCAGACCATGTTCTCGGTCACGGATGACTTGTTGACGATTGAATAATAGGTCGCATCGCCCTTGTGCGGGCAGTGGGTTGTTTTGTCGCTGGGATCCAGAAAGGCTACAGCGATGTCTTCGCGGGGGAAGTAAATCACCGGCGCATGACCGTCCTCGTCCAGTTCCAGCGCGCGTGTGGTTTCGCCCAATACGGCGCCGCCTGAGCGAACGACCCAGGTGCCAGCTGCCTTGCGGATGCGGATATTGTTCATTTCGTCCCCCTGATTTGGTCACATGGCATGTCTTTATGCCGTAAACATGTAACAATCTGTTATCAGATTGGTTTGGTAACGTCATCCAGCCAAGACTGGGCTGCGACACTGACGTAGGGGCGCAACTTAGCAGCGGTTTCGCTGTGATAGGCATTGAGCCAGTCTCGTTCTGCAGACGTCAACATATTCCCCAGGATGAGGCGGCGATCAATCGGCGCGTAGGTGAGCCCGCGCCAGCACAGCATGTCGCGGTCGGGATCGCTGGTGGCCAGGGCTGGAGCTTGCTCCACCACCAGCAGGTTTTCGATCCGAATGCCAAAGGCGCCTTCGCGGTAATAGCCGGGCTCATTCGACAGGATCATGCCAGGTTCCAGTGGCACGGTGGAGACACGGCTCAAACGCTGCGGCCCTTCATGGACGCTGAGATAGGCACCAACACCGTGGCCCAGCCCATGATTGAAATCCTGCCCCGCGAGCCACAGTGGCATCCGGCCCACGGCTTCGATATCGCGGCCGGCCAACCCCTTTGGCCAGCGCAGGCAGGACATGGCGATCATACCTTGCAACACCCGGGTAAAGGCGGCGCATTCCTCAGCCCCCGGTGTGCCAATGGCAATGGTGCGGGTAA from Phaeobacter sp. G2 encodes the following:
- a CDS encoding chloride channel protein — encoded protein: MSKPHDHSLSAQFSRGISEMKDSWRVLLHRGPSQFRFWFIALLIGVSAGFAALLFRKGISALQAWVYGAEDVNYLHSFAADLPWYWLVLIATLGGLIVGIILDRFTPDGRVRSVADVIEGAALNEGRLEMKAGLASALASFLTLSTGGSSGREGPVVHLAGVISSWVSDKIRADGITGRDLLGCAVAAAVSASFNAPIAGALFALEVVLRHFAVHAFAPIVIASVAGTVINRLAYGDVTEFSMQTPGALQFYVELPAFLMLGVICGLVAVVLMRAIFFADHVGDVVHQGLRIPRWLRPAISGLLLGVIAIWYPHIIGVGYETTELALTGGLVLSQALIFVVVKTAAVAITMGGRMGGGVFSPSLMIGALTGLAFGLIATSVLPDVSGTHTLYAFAGMGAVAAAVLGAPISTTLIVFELTGDWQIGLAVMVAVSISTALASRLVDRSFFLTQLERRNIHCAAGPQAYLLALLRSDAVMRPLGDPRCASQEECEALHSQGLSLENGASLEAALPVFDRADAVFLPVVEVNDGAEVLLGAVYHVDALKAYNRALVAVAAEEHS
- a CDS encoding DUF427 domain-containing protein, whose amino-acid sequence is MNNIRIRKAAGTWVVRSGGAVLGETTRALELDEDGHAPVIYFPREDIAVAFLDPSDKTTHCPHKGDATYYSIVNKSSVTENMVWSYEAPKEELAEIKGYLAFHTSDSVKVEQI